A region from the Candidatus Limnocylindrales bacterium genome encodes:
- a CDS encoding ATP-binding protein: MDMQRKIAEYESQIEILTSELAATNAGVVALYAELEDQAAQLKEVSDLKSRFLSYMSHEFRTPLGSIRSITRILLDCMDGPLNDEQVKQVGLIRSSAEELTEMVNDLLDLAKVEAGRVTISPEWFELVDLFSALRGMFRPLLQDTNVALIFEEPHGVPRVFSDDRKLSQILRNFISNALKFTTRGSVRVSARMLSEDTVEFSVADTGAGISPEHLGTLFQDFVQIETPMQRRYRGTGLGLSLSKRLAELLGGRVAVRSEVGKGSTFSVIIPTHYRFNGSAR, encoded by the coding sequence ATGGACATGCAACGCAAGATCGCCGAGTACGAGAGCCAGATCGAGATCCTGACCAGCGAGCTGGCCGCCACCAACGCCGGCGTCGTCGCCCTGTACGCGGAGCTCGAGGACCAGGCCGCGCAGCTGAAAGAGGTCTCCGATCTCAAGAGCCGGTTCCTCTCGTACATGAGCCACGAGTTCCGCACCCCGCTCGGCTCCATCCGGAGCATCACGCGCATCCTTCTCGACTGCATGGACGGGCCGCTCAACGACGAGCAGGTCAAGCAGGTCGGCCTGATCAGGTCCTCGGCCGAGGAGCTGACCGAGATGGTCAACGACCTTCTGGACCTGGCCAAGGTCGAAGCCGGCCGCGTCACGATCTCGCCCGAATGGTTCGAGCTGGTCGACCTGTTTTCCGCGCTGCGCGGCATGTTCCGACCTCTGCTGCAGGACACCAACGTGGCACTGATCTTCGAGGAGCCGCACGGCGTGCCGCGCGTGTTCAGCGACGATCGCAAGCTTTCGCAGATCCTGCGCAACTTCATCTCGAACGCGCTCAAGTTCACGACCCGCGGCAGCGTGCGCGTGTCGGCGCGCATGCTGTCGGAGGATACGGTCGAATTCTCCGTGGCCGACACCGGAGCGGGCATCTCGCCCGAGCACCTGGGCACGCTGTTCCAGGACTTCGTGCAGATCGAGACGCCGATGCAGCGCCGTTATCGCGGCACCGGACTCGGCTTGTCGCTGAGCAAGCGTCTGGCCGAGCTGCTCGGCGGCCGGGTGGCGGTGCGAAGCGAGGTCGGCAAGGGCTCGACCTTCTCGGTGATCATCCCTACGCACTACCGATTCAACGGGAGTGCGCGATGA
- a CDS encoding ATP-binding SpoIIE family protein phosphatase, with protein MLRICTHRIAIEERSQIGEARRRAAALCGDAGVGESAAGRVGIIVSELATNALLHARGGQILLQRVGTEASPIIEVIAIDSGPGMRDLDRCMADGFSTAGTAGNGLGAVQRQSDLFDAFSHPGRGTVVVARVGKAEHQVAVAAVCLPYPGEQVCGDGWACHSGKDATTIMVVDGLGHGPQAALATEAALAAFDCVATASPASIIALANERMTQTRGGAVAVAQIAHGSATVRYGGIGNISGALIHEGASRGLFSHNGTVGAQIRNLRELEYPCLPGTLLVMHSDGVATRWNLADYPGLVTCHPAVVAAVLYRDFRRSRDDATVLVARVLE; from the coding sequence GTGCTGCGCATTTGCACCCACCGCATCGCCATCGAGGAGCGCAGCCAGATCGGCGAAGCGCGCCGCCGGGCCGCCGCGCTGTGCGGCGATGCCGGCGTCGGCGAGAGCGCCGCCGGGCGCGTCGGCATCATCGTAAGCGAGCTGGCCACCAACGCGCTTCTGCACGCCCGCGGCGGCCAGATTCTGCTGCAGCGCGTGGGCACGGAGGCCTCGCCCATCATCGAGGTCATCGCCATCGACTCCGGCCCCGGCATGCGCGACCTCGACAGGTGCATGGCCGACGGCTTCTCGACGGCCGGCACGGCGGGCAATGGCCTGGGCGCCGTCCAGCGGCAATCCGATCTCTTCGATGCCTTCTCCCATCCCGGCCGCGGCACGGTCGTCGTCGCACGCGTCGGCAAGGCCGAGCACCAAGTGGCCGTCGCCGCCGTGTGCCTCCCCTATCCCGGCGAGCAGGTCTGCGGCGACGGATGGGCGTGCCACTCCGGCAAGGACGCGACGACGATCATGGTCGTCGACGGGCTCGGGCACGGACCGCAGGCAGCGCTTGCGACCGAAGCCGCCCTGGCGGCATTCGACTGCGTTGCGACGGCATCACCGGCCTCCATCATCGCACTGGCCAATGAGCGCATGACGCAGACTCGCGGCGGAGCGGTGGCCGTCGCGCAGATCGCCCACGGATCGGCCACGGTCCGCTACGGCGGCATCGGCAACATCTCCGGAGCGCTCATTCACGAGGGCGCCTCGCGCGGCCTGTTCTCCCACAACGGCACCGTCGGCGCGCAGATCCGGAACCTGCGGGAGCTCGAGTACCCGTGCCTTCCGGGCACGCTGCTGGTGATGCATTCGGACGGCGTGGCCACGCGCTGGAACCTTGCGGATTATCCTGGTCTCGTTACCTGTCATCCGGCGGTGGTGGCGGCGGTGCTGTATCGTGATTTCCGCCGCAGCCGCGACGACGCCACGGTGCTGGTCGCGCGCGTGCTCGAATAG
- a CDS encoding anti-sigma regulatory factor: MAILKSDVMPIRSASDVVLSRQQIRALTQDLAFSLVDQTKMITAASELARNAVLYGNGGIMRWEVLADGARVGLRLTFEDQGPGIRDLELAMTDGWTTGAGLGKGLPGAKRLVNEFEITSEVGKGTRVAITRWK, encoded by the coding sequence CGATCCTGAAGAGTGACGTCATGCCGATCCGGTCGGCGAGCGACGTCGTGCTCAGCCGCCAGCAGATCCGCGCGCTGACGCAGGATCTCGCCTTCAGCCTCGTCGATCAGACCAAGATGATCACCGCAGCCAGCGAGCTGGCGCGCAATGCGGTGCTGTACGGCAACGGTGGGATCATGCGGTGGGAAGTGCTCGCCGACGGCGCACGCGTCGGCCTGCGCCTGACCTTCGAGGATCAGGGTCCCGGCATCCGCGACCTCGAGCTGGCGATGACCGACGGATGGACCACCGGCGCCGGCCTCGGCAAGGGCCTTCCGGGCGCCAAGCGGCTGGTCAACGAATTCGAGATCACCTCCGAGGTCGGAAAGGGAACGCGCGTGGCGATCACGCGCTGGAAGTAG
- a CDS encoding response regulator, translated as MIEAQQQENIVVIDDNPAARYSTSRILRSAGFEVAEAATGTDGIAMVRADTSLVVLDINLPDIDGFEVCRRLRAQPETERIPVVHLSATFVAELDKVKGFEAGADGYLIHPVEPQVLIATVKALVRTRRAEEATRKSEARFRAVFDQVPTGIALLSEDMTYVNVNPAMCRLLGRSSAELIGINGAALVAAEHKHQIPAVRRQLKEHGHWQGFFPLERSDRSLVDLEWNLSTFSPGVYLAMASDVTERRRVEAERERLLQSERAARSEAERANRIKDDFLATLSHELRNPLHVIVGWAGVLTQVCNDPQLLSGLQAMERSADLLAHLIADLLDVSRITSGKLSLNTEVVNLGSVLDAAIAVVTPSSLAKQIRIERTPGDEAAFVLGDPARLQQVAWNLLANAIKFTPRGGVVRASLQRADSHVVLEVSDTGRGIAPDFLPHIFERFRQEGAGSKSGGGLGLGLAIVKHLVEMHGGSVRAASAGEGRGATFTVTLPVSLTGEAGTRTHAARRPGSPLSAHDLTGLRVLIVDDDPGARAPVRRILTEAGAEVAEAGDVPEALRHLESFAPSLLVSDIGMAEQDGYDLIREIRRRGYGENALPALALTAFAQPEDRRAVLAAGYQMHLTKPVDAQQLLVAVTALAGIAGDETALP; from the coding sequence ATGATCGAGGCGCAACAACAGGAGAACATCGTCGTCATCGACGACAACCCGGCGGCCAGGTATTCGACGTCCCGGATCCTGCGGTCGGCCGGCTTCGAGGTCGCCGAGGCGGCCACCGGAACCGACGGCATCGCGATGGTGCGGGCGGACACGTCTCTGGTCGTGCTCGACATCAACCTGCCCGACATCGACGGCTTCGAGGTGTGCCGGCGCCTGCGCGCGCAGCCGGAGACCGAACGGATCCCGGTCGTGCACCTTTCGGCGACGTTCGTGGCCGAGCTGGACAAGGTCAAGGGATTCGAAGCCGGCGCGGACGGCTACCTCATCCATCCCGTCGAGCCGCAGGTCCTCATCGCCACCGTCAAGGCGCTGGTGCGCACCCGCCGTGCCGAAGAAGCCACGCGCAAGAGCGAGGCACGCTTCCGTGCGGTTTTCGATCAGGTTCCCACCGGCATCGCGCTGCTCTCGGAAGACATGACGTACGTGAACGTCAATCCCGCGATGTGCCGCCTGCTCGGCCGTTCCAGCGCCGAGCTCATCGGCATCAACGGCGCTGCGCTGGTGGCTGCCGAGCACAAGCACCAGATTCCGGCGGTGCGCAGGCAGCTGAAGGAGCACGGGCACTGGCAGGGCTTCTTTCCGCTCGAGCGCAGCGACCGCAGCCTCGTGGACCTGGAGTGGAACCTCTCGACGTTCTCGCCAGGCGTCTACCTCGCCATGGCGAGCGACGTCACCGAGCGCCGCCGCGTGGAGGCCGAGCGCGAGAGGCTGTTGCAGAGCGAGCGTGCCGCCCGCTCGGAAGCCGAACGCGCCAATCGCATCAAGGACGACTTCCTGGCGACGCTTTCGCACGAGCTGCGCAACCCTCTGCACGTCATCGTGGGGTGGGCGGGCGTGCTGACGCAGGTGTGCAACGACCCGCAGCTTCTCTCCGGATTGCAGGCGATGGAGCGAAGCGCCGACCTGCTCGCGCACCTGATCGCCGATCTTCTCGACGTCTCGCGCATCACCTCGGGCAAGCTCAGCCTCAACACCGAGGTCGTCAATCTGGGGTCGGTGCTGGATGCGGCCATCGCGGTCGTGACACCCTCGTCGCTGGCCAAGCAGATCCGCATCGAGCGCACGCCCGGTGACGAGGCTGCGTTCGTGCTGGGCGATCCGGCGCGCCTGCAGCAGGTGGCGTGGAACCTGCTTGCCAACGCGATCAAGTTCACGCCGCGCGGAGGCGTCGTGCGCGCGTCGCTGCAGCGCGCGGATTCGCACGTCGTGCTGGAGGTCAGCGACACCGGCCGCGGCATCGCGCCGGACTTCCTGCCGCACATCTTCGAGCGCTTCCGCCAGGAAGGCGCGGGCAGCAAGAGCGGCGGCGGCCTCGGCCTCGGCCTGGCCATCGTCAAGCACCTGGTGGAGATGCACGGCGGCAGTGTGCGTGCCGCGAGCGCCGGTGAGGGACGAGGCGCGACGTTCACGGTCACGCTGCCGGTGAGCCTGACCGGAGAGGCCGGGACGCGCACACATGCCGCGCGCCGGCCCGGATCACCGCTGAGCGCGCACGACCTCACCGGTCTTCGCGTGCTCATCGTCGACGACGACCCCGGCGCCCGCGCACCGGTTCGGCGCATCCTGACCGAAGCCGGAGCCGAGGTGGCCGAGGCCGGCGACGTCCCCGAAGCCCTGCGGCACCTGGAGTCGTTCGCCCCGAGCCTTCTCGTCAGCGACATCGGCATGGCCGAGCAGGATGGCTACGATCTGATCCGTGAGATCCGCCGGCGTGGCTACGGCGAAAACGCGCTGCCCGCGCTGGCCCTGACCGCCTTTGCCCAGCCCGAAGACCGCCGCGCCGTCCTGGCGGCCGGCTATCAGATGCATCTGACCAAGCCGGTCGATGCTCAACAGCTGCTGGTCGCCGTCACCGCGCTGGCCGGCATCGCAGGCGACGAAACGGCGTTGCCCTGA